Part of the Candoia aspera isolate rCanAsp1 chromosome 1, rCanAsp1.hap2, whole genome shotgun sequence genome, tcaccgcccatctccctcccaaggctTGTTAGAAGCAACTGTAAAATTGCCTTGCATTAATTATTTCCATTCAAAATGGCAACTCTTAATGTTTAGAAATTAAAGCATCTAGCAAGCACCATGCTGGATCAAACCAAGGGCACCCTCTGAGAAGTCTACAATTAGAACATGAAAGCAACTCAGTCATGCCTGTCCTTTATCCAAACTGATAATCAGAGGTATCCTGCTTCTGAACCTGACAAGCAGTCATTAATAGCAttattctgtgtacatttgtataATAGGTTTTAAAGGTTGTGCAAGGTAATGGTCCTTGGTACATCCAGTTTTACTGTCCAAAGAACTACTTTCTTCTTGCTGCTTGAAACAAATGACAAATTGGGGAGCCTACCCCATGTATCTTCATGTACAGTTGTCTGCCACTTTTATCATTTAATAGTTATCGTCAGAAATATATAAAGGATTAATCCTTGCAAAGCTTatagttaaaacaacaaaaaccataaTATAATAGGTAATATAATAGGGGAGGCTGGCAGTTGATAAAGCATAGTCAGATAATACATACTAAGCATAATGAAATTAAGGCAATCATAATCCCTCTTGAAACTGAGCTCTGATACTCTCCCAGTGGTCACCCAACAATTACTGTAAAATGTCACAGCAGAAGGAGACTTATGCACTGCATTATGTTAAGCACTGGCATTCAAGTAGTCTCATTTTTCTGTTCCACTCCACTTGGAAGTTGCTATGCACATCTACATAAAAAGATTGTTTACTATTGATAGTTTCATTTGAGATATATAGTATTCTTTTGTAAATTGCCCTGGTCCCCAAATCTTATTTCTCAGTAAAGTCTCCTAGGAAGGGAAAAATGCTTAATAATTGGGATGCATAAACACTGGGTGATCTACTGAAAACCAAACAGGTCTACCAATATACCCCAATTACCTCCTGTTTATTCTCATTCCGTAGTGGTGGAAGCCTGTCAGGTCATCAAAATGTTTTCCTTACTTTTAATTAATcatgcatttatttgttagagCTTTGTGTTCTAAGCTGTAGAACTacaccaaagattttttttaagtgtatacAATTTAAACTGTATACAATTCAGTTCAACATTCTGACTCCAGAATGTCTCTGAACCGCTCACAATAAAATAAGGCAAGGTAAGAAATACAcacagcctcatgtggtgcagaatggtaggcggcagtattgcaaccgaaactctccccacagccCGAGTTCaattccagcagaagctggattctcaggtagccggctcaggtcgacttagccttccatccttccgaggtcggtaaaatgagtacccggcttgctggggaaggtgactggggaaggcaatggcaaaccaccccgctatagtctgccaagaaaacatcacaaaagcggcatccccccaaagggtcagacatgactcggtgcttgcacaggggacctttcacaagtacagataaaagaaaacaagatgACAAATCCAGCCAACAGTCCCCCAACCCCAATACAGAGATtgaaaaaacagttaaaagatttccaaaataaaattgccATTTCAATCGTTTTATATTTTAACAGAACCTTCTTGCAGAAATGTAGGAGTTCCACATTCAGCTCTGTCCTGAAAATGACTAAAAGGCACTTTTCTACAATGGAACTTCCTGAGCCCCACTGAGGTGAACAGTGCCTCCTTCTAACATGAGAATTCTGCATTCCCTCAAGTCCAGTGACCTTCAGTCATCTGTCCACTATACGTCCAATGATATCCATCCCCACCTCCCTTGCTCAAACACTGTGGGAGTGCTTCTACAAACAGGCCAGTGACTGTTTCTGAAATCCATGAGGTCATTTCCTGTACTTTTACCCTGTTAACAGGCTGTCCTTGGAACAATCCTGCCTCTAAATCTCACCCTTATTTCCCTAGCTAGTACAAGAAAAATGGATATAACAGGAGGACAGTTTTCTGTTCTTAGCTTAATTAATGGTTGACATGAACAGAGACACTTAAATATTGCTCATACTGCCTAACGGAAAGAAAAGCAGAGCTGTTCCATTGCCTCTGTTGAGGGACCTGGTTCTCCTTAGCAGTCATACATTCCACCAGCCACCTACAATACTTCCATCCCAGCTAGTGGTGGTAAGAACTGGTGTTTGAGTTTATTTGCTCTCCCTTTTTGTCTTACTCATGTCTTCTAGATTATTAATCTGAAAATAAGGGCTGTCTTACATGCTATTATTGCTATTTATAACATACTCTGGAAGAAGATTGAAATTGAAATAAGTTATATACTTGTACTGCCATTTCACAATTCTGGAAGATAACTAAAAAAAGTACAGTCTTTTTTAAGTCAAACTCAGCTCCTGGGGACTTCATGGGCTCATCCAGTCGCTTTCTTACTAATATAAGGACATTTTCTGGGATTTCTTAAAATTTCCATTCTAGCTTGCAGTCCTGATATTTCCTAGTGATCGACTATCCTATTAGTAACCTGGTCtgatccttccccctccccctgaagATCTCTTAAGTCATGCTTAACCTATACTCATCCAGTCACCTTTAACATTTgcagggaagactcacagatctcAAACAAAAAAAAGACACAGAAGTTGCATTGAGTTTTTATTAGAAATTAAACCAACATGGTAATGTGAGCCAAATGGTTTAAACAATAGCAAAAAAACCCTAAggtttcaacaacaacaacaaagtcaacGTGAAGCACCTAGAAAGGTGTACTTGCTCTAAACGTTTAATGACTTCATCTAAATAGTTGCATTCATCAGTGAGTACGCTACTGTAAACATCCAAGTCGCAATCCTAATTAGACTTTacccaaaaggaaaaataacattCTGTATGAAAAGATCAGAAGAGACATGCCCCTACTACACCGCAGAATATTCACCCCGCAACACGGCGAGTAGCGGAGTGGGAACTCCCGCCGGTTCAGGGGATTGCAAAATAGGGCGCTCTAAGGAAAAGCTGCCTCAGTTCTGCGGACGGCGACGGGCTGCGCGACCTCAAGTGCTCCCCGTTTCTTTCACAGGAAAAGAACCTCTCCTCCTTCGCCCCACGCATAAACCGTCGCCAACTGAGCCGCGGTCTATTAAGGAACCGCGGTTTCTTCAGTGCACACACACGTTGAGCCACAAACTAGACAACGGTAGAGTGTTGCGCAAACCCGGACTCCGTTTGTTTCGGGCTCATGAAAGACGAGATTCAATAGAAGTGCTAACTCgggagaaacaaaaataatttggacGAACCAGGTTAGGATCGGGACAGAAAATCAACAGCTACCGCACTGCACTTTCTCTCTCGCCTAgctaaaaaaaaggaagctgatgACAAGCaagctttctcttcccttttaaaGTTTCCAGGTATGTCGATACGACCCGTCTGCTCCCCCAGGTAGCCAAACCAGCCACAAAAGCTCTCAGGACCCGAAAAGGAAAACCGAAGACGCTCCCGCACCGCCCGACCCAAAAGGCAGCGGAGGAGACCGACCGCCAACGCCGAGGGGATCTTTCTTTCACGGCTGATTTACAGGAGTGGGCGGGACCAGAAGAGCAACGGCTCTCTCTTTAGCCTCGTAAGAAGCCAACGATAAGCTAACTGGAATCGGCGGGGCGGGAATGTTCAGCTCAACTTCATTGTGATAGGCTGCGCTCAGCAGGAAAAGGGGTGGTCCAGAAGTAACCGGCCCGTTTGCCAGTTGGTCAAGCCAGAGAGTTTGCTCGAGGAGAGGTGTCCTTAAATCGAGCTGAGTGTCGCGATTGGTCCAGGGCTGCGAGGGGGCGTGTCTCGGCGGCTACCGCGGCCTCCGCGGGTGTGGATGGCGGGTGAGGGAGAACTAGGGTGTCTGCATCTCTCGGCGGTAGTCTCGCGAGGCGGCGCAGGCGGGATTTGGCGGCGGCTGAGGCTGCTGCCTGCttgcctccctcccaccctcctaACGAAGAACTGGTGGTGTTTGTGTGGAagggggaggaggcggcggcggaagagaaggaaggaaagcgaGAGAAGGCTGAGCCCCACCGACGTCGGGCAGAGGAGCGGACCCGAGGCCCACTGCTAGGCTTGGGCCCGCCGCCGCCTTCGGCGGCTCAGCCACCATGGCCTCAGGAGATACCCTGTACATCGCCACAGACGGCTCGGAAATGCCCGCCGAGATCGTGGAGCTGCACGAGATCGAGGTAGAGACCATCCCAGTAGAGACCATTGAGACCACTGTGGTGGGCGGCGAGGAGGACGAGGACGACGACGAGGAGGATGAGTGTTGCGAGGACTGCGGCCCTCACCACCCGCCCCACCGccgtcaccaccaccaccaccaccaccaccacccacccatGATCGCCTTGCAGCCGCTGGTCACCGACGGTGACCCGAGTGGCGGCGGAGTCGGGGCTGGCGGGGGCCAGCTCCATCTGCACCACCACCCGCACCACCAGGAGGTGATCCTAGTGCAGACCCGCGAGGAGGTAGTAGGAGGCGACGACTCGGACGGTTTGCGGGCCGATGACGGCTTCGAGGACCAGATTCTTATTCCGGTGCCGGCTCCGGCCGGCGAGGATGAGTACATCGAGCAGACTCTGGTCACCGTCGCGGCCGCGGGCAGTAAAGGCGGCTCGGGCGGAGGTTCCTCCTCTGGCGGCGGCCGGGTGAAGAAAGGCGGCGGGAGCGGCAAGAAGAGCAGTAAGAAGAGTTATCTGACGGGAGGCGGCGGCGGAGCCGAAGGGGGCGGCGGCGCCAGGAAATGGGAGCAGAAGCAGGTGCAGATCAAGACCCTGGAGGGAGAGTTTTCTGTCACCATGTGGGCCTCGGGTAAGTAGAGCGGCTGGGACGAGTCCGGCAGGTTGCGGCGGGGACTGGGGAAGGTCTGGGGAGCCCTGGACGGTGCCCGGCAGTCTTCTTCCCCCCGTTTTGTTTTGAAGGGAGGCCATGTTTGGATGTGTGTGATGGGCGCCGCCATGTTCATCTCGCCAGGGCAAGTATGGCGGCTTCCCCCGAAAAGATGGCGGGGTCTGCGCTGCTCCTGCCTGATTGCCCGGCTCCCTCCGGCGGgggggaaaagggaaagaaagatggcGGCAGCCCCGCCAAGATGGCCGCTGcgagagggagaggggggaggggaCACCGCGCGCGCGCGCCCGACCgccttccc contains:
- the YY1 gene encoding transcriptional repressor protein YY1 isoform X1; this translates as MASGDTLYIATDGSEMPAEIVELHEIEVETIPVETIETTVVGGEEDEDDDEEDECCEDCGPHHPPHRRHHHHHHHHHPPMIALQPLVTDGDPSGGGVGAGGGQLHLHHHPHHQEVILVQTREEVVGGDDSDGLRADDGFEDQILIPVPAPAGEDEYIEQTLVTVAAAGSKGGSGGGSSSGGGRVKKGGGSGKKSSKKSYLTGGGGGAEGGGGARKWEQKQVQIKTLEGEFSVTMWASDDKKDIDHETVVEEQIIGENSPPDYSEYMTGKKLPPGGIPGIDLSDPKQLAEFARMKPRKIKEDDAPRTIACPHKGCTKMFRDNSAMRKHLHTHGPRVHVCAECGKAFVESSKLKRHQLVHTGEKPFQCTFEGCGKRFSLDFNLRTHVRIHTGDRPYVCPFDGCNKKFAQSTNLKSHILTHAKAKNNQ
- the YY1 gene encoding transcriptional repressor protein YY1 isoform X2, with translation MASGDTLYIATDGSEMPAEIVELHEIEVETIPVETIETTVVGGEEDEDDDEEDECCEDCGPHHPPHRRHHHHHHHHHPPMIALQPLVTDGDPSGGGVGAGGGQLHLHHHPHHQEVILVQTREEVVGGDDSDGLRADDGFEDQILIPVPAPAGEDEYIEQTLVTVAAAGSKGGSGGGSSSGGGRVKKGGGSGKKSSKKSYLTGGGGGAEGGGGARKWEQKQVQIKTLEGEFSVTMWASDIDHETVVEEQIIGENSPPDYSEYMTGKKLPPGGIPGIDLSDPKQLAEFARMKPRKIKEDDAPRTIACPHKGCTKMFRDNSAMRKHLHTHGPRVHVCAECGKAFVESSKLKRHQLVHTGEKPFQCTFEGCGKRFSLDFNLRTHVRIHTGDRPYVCPFDGCNKKFAQSTNLKSHILTHAKAKNNQ